A genome region from Anopheles stephensi strain Indian chromosome 2, UCI_ANSTEP_V1.0, whole genome shotgun sequence includes the following:
- the LOC118508346 gene encoding microtubule-associated protein futsch isoform X2 yields the protein MDTLGTEIGQKMRSAVKAKLIELGTGSATGYIDDELPDYVMIMVANKRSRQQMVDDLSLFLGAQTEIFVNWLHQVLQKLQEVTLPASAAAAATASTKSKEPTKRKSSEVEDKKKDKKRKDKKTKRRDRSTDGEEAADASGRMSGTEDNTPPRPAVVLPATSITEVFAHQYIEKAKKSLETDGLPVAKKSSGERSESQDRSKQTKSKTPPAATSKEPSNSGLPSIADLASASVVQKHHKELCELKEIEERISAAKRHLRSLGTDISDEDSEDLLLLKANEDDLFPPRARSKEVTAAQSAASKPPESTVSKQRQRITMGPAEEPTTKQAPPARSTTPPASSRSTDSQQATNAKKRSVLDRLGTKASSTSSAEREKTVHIESRSTARDPAGTKDVSKGSDTAANASGAGTKSTIISLSAHRREEREIYVPLFRRKEATVSQEQSAGGAAAAAAAAAAKNRARQDITIRGDNRHRERSRERSNRETRSPISRLPPQHSARTDPHSIRGRSRENNFRRPERDRAVDRVERIDDHQPMGGRKSRPRERSRSREWVRDGHRERSGSGGAHPKNGTDTVRGRIGSRVIVLPPKPEYNEDVIEVPVASVIKVQPRPVVPKAKQPSKNLLLKAMAEAQRSTVANLKKTINNTIDSSNHSSMHRGELKRKLVIEIPGAASSHSVDVQYERMQPNAQYALHEGISYHGLREDHHHARVHDDQEEEEEDVAEEEEVHEVDITHQVLMEDCDVDEEFKEILQSEYNPAPKRDYQTDHMEMAEDDAAAAAAGPEQEPAATTESKDTKFVVTLDGAFKASVADREVSPSHTPPPPLPPPPSTSTSAISSEHPKGRMSVKDRIGFKARTEPTARSPTRKDSKEMEETLKKRKERFSEKLVVAPPATTKPSAKKASSPPAPSNVAPSTRSFNRSSPKTTNSRSSTQSHSGSSASRRRTTPSLSPERPPRPRNSSPNRSKRVEGSRNVSASPNQLNELLLQRTKELMDDSVSSSPIYMSKSDYDKMEPASRKRKRVSPIQFDLTDEDERHDSDDDYHHHHHHHHHHHHHRNERRARSREEHRARRSPSRDSDERSVTRKESRREWEREGEGRDDRESERAKSPGRKFKKLESSRKFDDIPPLLSAVALTGAEGKTSKLTSGGGAGSGAIKERCKYFPNCRQRDACEFLHPTTPCKAFPNCKFGDKCLYLHPMCKYDQTCHRLDCNFMHSKSASAVVASSGLTAPPLASSVVPVQNYKTISAKPLPPVCRFYPNCVNSQCQYLHPKMCHFGKHCVNRAECNFYHYDTAAKDLHDASSKDKFRWISPFSA from the exons ATGGATACCTTGGGCACAGAAATTGGTCAAAAAATGAGG AGTGCCGTAAAGGCAAAGTTGATCGAGCTGGGCACCGGTTCGGCCACCGGGTACATCGACGACGAGCTGCCAGATTACGTGATGATCATGGTGGCAAACAAACGGTCCCGGCAGCAGATGGTCGACGATCTGTCCCTGTTTCTCGGTGCACAGACGGAGATTTTCGTCAACTGGCTGCATCAGGTGCTGCAAAAGCTGCAGGAAGTGACGCTACCAGCTTccgcggccgccgccgccaccgcctcAACCAAGTCGAAAGAACCCACCAAGCGGAAGTCCTCCGAGGTGGAAGACAAAAAGAAGGACAAAAAACGGAAAGACAAGAAAACGAAGCGAAGGGATCGTAGCACGGACGGCGAGGAAGCGGCCGATGCTTCCGGTCGCATGAGCGGTACGGAGGATAACACGCCCCCACGGCCCGCCGTTGTGCTGCCGGCAACCTCCATAACAGAAGTGTTCGCCCATCAGTACATAGAAAAGGCCAAAAAGTCGCTCGAAACGGACGGATTACCGGTGGCGAAAAAATCATCCGGCGAACGGTCGGAATCGCAAGATCGCAGCAAGCAAACGAAGAGCAAAACACCACCGGCGGCGACCAGCAAGGAACCGTCCAACAGCGGCTTGCCTTCGATTGCCGACCTTGCCAGTGCGAGCGTTGTCCAGAAGCACCACAAGGAGCTGTGCGAGCTGAAGGAAATCGAGGAAAGAATCAGCGCCGCCAAGCGGCACCTCAGGTCGCTGGGGACGGACATTTCGGACGAGGATAGCGAGGATTTGCTGCTCCTGAAGGCGAACGAGGATGATTTGTTTCCACCGCGGGCCCGGTCGAAGGAAGTAACGGCAGCGCAAAGCGCCGCTAGCAAACCGCCGGAAAGCACAGTAAGTAAACAAAGGCAACGAATAACGATGGGTCCGGCCGAGGAACCGACCACCAAGCAAGCGCCACCAGCTCGAAGCACCACACCGCCAGCTTCCTCACGGTCCACGGACTCACAACAAGCTACTAATGCTAAGAAACGGTCAGTTTTAGATCGCCTAGGAACCAAAGCTTCCTCCACGTCTTCTGCCGAGCGAGAGAAAACTGTACATATAGAGAGCAGAAGCACGGCCCGCGACCCGGCCGGGACGAAGGATGTGAGCAAAGGTAGCGATACCGCCGCCAACGCGAGTGGAGCCGGAACGAAGAGTACCATCATAAGCCTGTCGGCACACCGACGAGAGGAGCGTGAGATTTATGTGCCGCTTTTTCGGCGCAAGGAAGCCACAGTATCACAGGAGCAGTCAGCAgggggagcagcagcagcagcagcggcggcggcagcaaaAAACCGAGCGCGCCAAGACATTACCATAAGGGGAGACAACCGTCACAGGGAGAGAAGCCGTGAACGAAGCAACCGTGAGACGAGATCACCAATCTCACGCTTACCACCACAGCACAGTGCTCGCACCGATCCGCACAGCATTCGGGGACGATCTCGGGAAAACAATTTTCGTCGCCCAGAGCGCGATCGTGCAGTCGACAGGGTCGAACGCATCGATGACCACCAACCGATGGGTGGACGCAAATCCCGCCCACGGGAAAGATCGCGCAGCCGCGAATGGGTCCGGGACGGGCACCGGGAACGTTCCGGGTCGGGTGGTGCGCATCCAAAAAACGGTACAGACACGGTCCGCGGACGTATAGGTTCGCGGGTGATTGTGCTTCCACCGAAACCGGAGTACAACGAAGACGTCATCGAGGTGCCGGTTGCTAGTGTGATTAAGGTGCAGCCGCGGCCCGTGGTACCGAAGGCAAAACAGCCGAGCAAAAACCTGCTACTGAAAGCGATGGCCGAAGCACAGCGGTCAACGGTAGCGAATCTGAAGAAAACGATTAACAACACCAtcgacagcagcaaccacagcaGTATGCATCGCGGGGAACTGAAGCGCAAACTTGTGATAGAAATCCCCGGTGCGGCCAGTAGCCATAGTGTGGACGTTCAGTACGAACGCATGCAGCCGAACGCACAGTACGCGCTGCACGAAGGGATTTCGTATCATGGTTTAAGAGAGGATCACCATCATGCACGGGTACACGACGAccaagaggaggaggaggaggacgttGCGGAGGAAGAAGAGGTGCACGAAGTAGACATAACGCACCAGGTGCTGATGGAAGATTGCGATGTGGATGAAGAATTTAAGGAAATACTCCAGAGCGAATATAATCCCGCACCGAAGCGCGATTATCAAACGGATCATATGGAGATGGCCGAAgatgatgcagcagcagcagcagcaggcccaGAACAGGAACCAGCAGCGACAACCGAAAGCAAGGATACAAAGTTCGTCGTTACCTTGGACGGAGCGTTCAAAGCGTCGGTTGCTGATAGGGAAGTGTCGCCAAGTCACacgcctccaccaccactaccaccaccaccatcaacatcaaccTCGGCCATATCCTCGGAACATCCGAAAGGGCGAATGTCCGTGAAGGATCGCATTGGGTTTAAggcccgaaccgaaccgacgGCCCGCTCTCCGACTCGCAAAGATTCCAAAGAGATGGAAGAAACGCTCAAGAAACGGAAGGAAAGATTTAGCGAAAAGCTGGTCGTCGCACCGCCGGCCACAACGAAACCATCCGCCAAGAAAGCTTCCTCACCGCCAGCACCATCAAACGTCGCGCCCTCAACGCGTTCGTTCAATCGATCATCGCCGAAAACTACCAACTCACGTTCCTCCACCCAAAGCCACTCGGGCTCGTCAGCGTCACGTCGCCGCACTACACCATCGCTCAGCCCGGAAAGGCCACCACGGCCGAGAAACAGTTCCCCCAATCGGTCGAAACGTGTCGAAGGTTCGCGCAACGTTTCCGCCTCGCCGAATCAGCTGAACGAGCTGCTACTGCAGCGCACCAAGGAGCTGATGGATGACAGCGTTTCCTCGTCGCCGATCTACATGTCCAAGTCCGATTACGACAAGATGGAACCGGCGTCTCGCAAGCGAAAGCGCGTGTCACCGATTCAGTTCGATCTGACCGACGAGGACGAACGGCACGACAGTGACGATGattatcatcaccaccatcatcaccatcaccatcaccatcatcatcgtaatgAGCGAAGGGCGCGCAGCCGGGAGGAACATCGCGCCCGGCGCAGCCCATCGCGGGACAGTGATGAGCGGTCGGTGACGAGAAAGGAATCGCGCCGCGAGTGGGAGCGGGAAGGCGAAGGACGGGACGATCGGGAGTCTGAGCGGGCTAAATCGCCGGGAAGGAAGTTTAAGAAGCTTGAGTCCAGCCGCAAATTCGACGATATTCCGCCAT TGCTGAGCGCCGTTGCTTTGACCGGAGCGGAAGGTAAAACCAGCAAGCTGACCAGCGGTGGTGGAGCTGGCAGTGGTGCGATAAAGGAACGCTGCAAATACTTCCCCAACTGTCGCCAGCGAGATGCGTGCGAGTTTCTGCATCCCACCACACCGTGCAAAGCGTTCCCGAACTGCAAATTTGGCGACAAGTGCCTCTATCTCCATCCGATGTGTAAATATGATCAAACCTGTCACCGGTTGGACTGCAACTTTATGCACTCCAAAAGTGCGTCCGCGGTCGTCGCATCGAGCGGCCTCACAGCACCACCATtag CTTCATCCGTCGTGCCGGTTCAAAACTACAAGACGATTAGCGCGAAACCGTTGCCGCCCGTCTGCCGGTTCTACCCGAACTGTGTCAACAGTCAGTGCCAGTACCTGCACCCGAAGATGTGCCACTTTGGCAAGCACTGCGTGAACAGGGCCGAGTGTAACTTCTACCACTACGATACCGCCGCAAAGGATCTGCACGATGCGTCGTCCAAGGACAAATTTCGATGGATCTCCCCGTTCTCGGCCTGA
- the LOC118508364 gene encoding O-glucosyltransferase rumi homolog translates to MELFKGFVLCLVISVGPIYSSDDGMCVAREQCTAPEAKQTNNKLYSADFNKYFSAIEASVAAYVPCNSTNCNCHADVLKADLKPFKAQGITLEAINRAKQYGTHYQVVDHRLYRQRDCMFPARCSGVEHFVKPLLSHLPNMDLIVNCRDWPQIHRHWSKEKMPVLSFSKTVDYLDIMYPAWAFWEGGPAIALYPTGLGRWDLHRKSITKASTDWGTKESKAFFRGSRTSDERDALVLLSRAQPSLVDAQYTKNQAWKSPQDTLNAEPAREVTLEEHCRYRFLFNFRGVAASFRFKHLFLCRSLVFHVGDEWLEFFYPSLKPWVHYVPVPVRSSPEELEALIRFFQEHDEMAREIAERGYEHIWNNLRMADVECYWRKLLKRYGKLVRYTVERDASLIEV, encoded by the exons ATGGAGTTGTTTAAAGGCTTCGTTTTGTGTTTAGTAATCAGCGTAGGACCGATTTACTCCTCCGACGATGGGATGTGTGTGGCCAGGGAACAATGTACGGCACcggaagcaaagcaaaccaacaacaaactctATTCGGCAG ATTTCAACAAATACTTCAGCGCCATCGAAGCGTCCGTTGCAGCTTACGTTCCCTGCAACAGCACCAACTGCAACTGCCATGCGGATGTGCTAAAGGCGGACCTAAAACCGTTCAAAGCACAAGGCATCACGCTCGAAGCGATTAACCGCGCAAAGCAGTATGGAACGCACTACCAGGTGGTCGACCACAGGCTGTACCGCCAGCGAGACTGCATGTTCCCGGCACGGTGCTCGGGGGTGGAACATTTCGTGAAGCCCTTACTGTCTCACCTGCCCAACATGGATCTGATCGTGAATTGCCGCGATTGGCCCCAGATCCATCGGCACTGGAGCAAAGAAAAGATGCCGGTACTTTCGTTCAGCAAAACGGTCGATTATCTCGACATAATGTACCCGGCGTGGGCGTTCTGGGAGGGTGGCCCAGCCATAGCTCTCTACCCTACCGGCCTAGGCCGATGGGATTTGCATCGCAAAAGTATTACGAAAGCAAGCACCGATTGGGGGACGAAAGAGTCGAAAGCATTTTTCCGTGGTTCCCGCACTTCGGACGAGCGTGACGCACTGGTACTGCTGTCCCGCGCTCAGCCATCGCTCGTCGATGCACAGTACACAAAAAATCAAGCCTGGAAATCACCGCAAGATACGCTGAACGCGGAACCGGCGCGGGAAGTAACGCTGGAAGAGCACTGCCGATATCGGTTTCTGTTTAACTTTCGCGGTGTGGCCGCTAGCTTTCGGTTTAAGCATCTTTTCCTGTGCCGTTCGCTCGTGTTCCATGTGGGAGACGAGTGGTTGGAGTTTTTCTACCCTTCCTTGAAGCCTTGGGTGCATTACGTGCCCGTACCGGTACGCAGCAGCCCGGAAGAGCTGGAAGCATTGATACGGTTCTTCCAGGAGCATGATGAGATGGCGCGTGAAATTGCCGAGCGGGGGTACGAACATATTTGGAACAATTTGCGTATGGCGGATGTGGAATGCTACTGGAGAAAGTTACTGAAACGATACGGGAAGCTAGTACGCTACACAGTCGAGCGTGATGCTAGTTTAATTGAGGTGTAG
- the LOC118508363 gene encoding mitochondrial chaperone BCS1 → MTITEYIGALSENPYFGAGFGLFGVGAGAAMLRKGMQGAMILFRRHYMITLEVPCRDKSYQWLLQWITQKGARQTQHLSVETSFEQRDTGHVKTRYDFIPSVGTHIMRYGGTWIKVDRAREQHTLDLHMGVPWETVQLTAFGRDKNLYFKILEEARQLALKNTEGKTIMYTAMGSEWRPFGHPRKRRPIGSVVLDEGVSERILRDCREFIKNPQWYSDRGIPYRRGYLLHGPPGCGKSSFITALAGEIEFGICLLNLSERGLTDDRLNHLMNVAPQQSIILLEDIDAAFVSRQDTLQQKAAFEGLNRVTFSGLLNCLDGVASTEARIVFMTTNYLDRLDPALIRPGRVDVKEYVGHCTRHQMEHMFRRFYTGTDAETNARLFAERVAADGRNVSPAQIQGYFMVHKMSDQQTVLDNVQQIWDST, encoded by the coding sequence ATGACAATAACGGAGTACATCGGTGCGCTGTCCGAAAATCCCTACTTCGGGGCCGGCTTCGGTCTGTTCGGCGTCGGTGCCGGGGCGGCAATGTTACGTAAAGGGATGCAAGGAGCGATGATACTGTTCCGGCGGCACTACATGATAACGCTCGAGGTACCGTGCCGGGACAAGTCGTACCAGTGGTTGCTCCAGTGGATCACTCAAAAGGGCGCCCGGCAAACGCAACATCTCAGCGTGGAAACATCGTTTGAGCAGCGTGATACCGGTCACGTAAAAACACGGTACGACTTCATACCATCGGTCGGTACGCACATTATGCGGTACGGTGGAACGTGGATTAAGGTGGACCGGGCCCGGGAGCAGCACACACTCGATCTGCACATGGGCGTGCCGTGGGAAACGGTACAGCTGACCGCGTTCGGGCGGGATAAGAACCTGTACTTTAAAATACTGGAGGAGGCCCGACAGCTGGCGCTGAAAAACACGGAAGGAAAGACGATCATGTACACGGCGATGGGTTCCGAGTGGCGCCCGTTTGGCCATCCCCGCAAGCGACGTCCCATTGGTTCGGTGGTGCTGGACGAGGGCGTATCCGAGCGCATACTGCGCGATTGCCGAGAGTTTATAAAGAACCCACAGTGGTACTCGGACCGTGGTATACCGTATCGGCGAGGATACCTACTACACGGACCGCCCGGTTGTGGTAAATCCAGCTTCATCACTGCCCTAGCCGGTGAGATCGAGTTCGGCATCTGTTTGCTAAATCTGTCCGAGCGTGGACTTACCGATGATCGGCTGAACCATCTGATGAACGTGGCACCGCAGCAGTCCATCATACTGCTGGAGGACATTGATGCGGCGTTCGTTTCGCGCCAGGATACGCTACAGCAGAAGGCAGCGTTCGAAGGGCTTAACCGGGTCACGTTCAGTGGGCTGCTGAACTGTCTCGATGGTGTGGCATCGACCGAGGCACGTATCGTCTTTATGACCACCAACTACCTGGACCGGCTTGATCCTGCCCTCATCCGGCCGGGCAGGGTAGATGTGAAGGAGTACGTTGGCCACTGTACGCGTCATCAGATGGAGCATATGTTCCGACGGTTCTACACCGGCACGGATGCTGAGACGAATGCACGCCTTTTTGCTGAGCGTGTGGCAGCGGACGGACGGAACGTAAGCCCGGCACAGATTCAGGGCTACTTTATGGTGCACAAAATGTCCGACCAGCAAACCGTACTGGACAATGTGCAGCAGATATGGGACAGTACGTGA
- the LOC118508346 gene encoding microtubule-associated protein futsch isoform X1, which yields MSPAITRENFHVDLSTFPLFTCAFRTARHIAPFDRFTQPNSMDTLGTEIGQKMRSAVKAKLIELGTGSATGYIDDELPDYVMIMVANKRSRQQMVDDLSLFLGAQTEIFVNWLHQVLQKLQEVTLPASAAAAATASTKSKEPTKRKSSEVEDKKKDKKRKDKKTKRRDRSTDGEEAADASGRMSGTEDNTPPRPAVVLPATSITEVFAHQYIEKAKKSLETDGLPVAKKSSGERSESQDRSKQTKSKTPPAATSKEPSNSGLPSIADLASASVVQKHHKELCELKEIEERISAAKRHLRSLGTDISDEDSEDLLLLKANEDDLFPPRARSKEVTAAQSAASKPPESTVSKQRQRITMGPAEEPTTKQAPPARSTTPPASSRSTDSQQATNAKKRSVLDRLGTKASSTSSAEREKTVHIESRSTARDPAGTKDVSKGSDTAANASGAGTKSTIISLSAHRREEREIYVPLFRRKEATVSQEQSAGGAAAAAAAAAAKNRARQDITIRGDNRHRERSRERSNRETRSPISRLPPQHSARTDPHSIRGRSRENNFRRPERDRAVDRVERIDDHQPMGGRKSRPRERSRSREWVRDGHRERSGSGGAHPKNGTDTVRGRIGSRVIVLPPKPEYNEDVIEVPVASVIKVQPRPVVPKAKQPSKNLLLKAMAEAQRSTVANLKKTINNTIDSSNHSSMHRGELKRKLVIEIPGAASSHSVDVQYERMQPNAQYALHEGISYHGLREDHHHARVHDDQEEEEEDVAEEEEVHEVDITHQVLMEDCDVDEEFKEILQSEYNPAPKRDYQTDHMEMAEDDAAAAAAGPEQEPAATTESKDTKFVVTLDGAFKASVADREVSPSHTPPPPLPPPPSTSTSAISSEHPKGRMSVKDRIGFKARTEPTARSPTRKDSKEMEETLKKRKERFSEKLVVAPPATTKPSAKKASSPPAPSNVAPSTRSFNRSSPKTTNSRSSTQSHSGSSASRRRTTPSLSPERPPRPRNSSPNRSKRVEGSRNVSASPNQLNELLLQRTKELMDDSVSSSPIYMSKSDYDKMEPASRKRKRVSPIQFDLTDEDERHDSDDDYHHHHHHHHHHHHHRNERRARSREEHRARRSPSRDSDERSVTRKESRREWEREGEGRDDRESERAKSPGRKFKKLESSRKFDDIPPLLSAVALTGAEGKTSKLTSGGGAGSGAIKERCKYFPNCRQRDACEFLHPTTPCKAFPNCKFGDKCLYLHPMCKYDQTCHRLDCNFMHSKSASAVVASSGLTAPPLASSVVPVQNYKTISAKPLPPVCRFYPNCVNSQCQYLHPKMCHFGKHCVNRAECNFYHYDTAAKDLHDASSKDKFRWISPFSA from the exons ATGTCACCGGCCATCACTAGGGAAAATTTCCATGTCGATTTATCAACCTTTCCTCTGTTTACTTGCGCTTTTCG TACTGCTAGACATATAGCTCCGTTTGATCGGTTTACCCAACCCAACAGCATGGATACCTTGGGCACAGAAATTGGTCAAAAAATGAGG AGTGCCGTAAAGGCAAAGTTGATCGAGCTGGGCACCGGTTCGGCCACCGGGTACATCGACGACGAGCTGCCAGATTACGTGATGATCATGGTGGCAAACAAACGGTCCCGGCAGCAGATGGTCGACGATCTGTCCCTGTTTCTCGGTGCACAGACGGAGATTTTCGTCAACTGGCTGCATCAGGTGCTGCAAAAGCTGCAGGAAGTGACGCTACCAGCTTccgcggccgccgccgccaccgcctcAACCAAGTCGAAAGAACCCACCAAGCGGAAGTCCTCCGAGGTGGAAGACAAAAAGAAGGACAAAAAACGGAAAGACAAGAAAACGAAGCGAAGGGATCGTAGCACGGACGGCGAGGAAGCGGCCGATGCTTCCGGTCGCATGAGCGGTACGGAGGATAACACGCCCCCACGGCCCGCCGTTGTGCTGCCGGCAACCTCCATAACAGAAGTGTTCGCCCATCAGTACATAGAAAAGGCCAAAAAGTCGCTCGAAACGGACGGATTACCGGTGGCGAAAAAATCATCCGGCGAACGGTCGGAATCGCAAGATCGCAGCAAGCAAACGAAGAGCAAAACACCACCGGCGGCGACCAGCAAGGAACCGTCCAACAGCGGCTTGCCTTCGATTGCCGACCTTGCCAGTGCGAGCGTTGTCCAGAAGCACCACAAGGAGCTGTGCGAGCTGAAGGAAATCGAGGAAAGAATCAGCGCCGCCAAGCGGCACCTCAGGTCGCTGGGGACGGACATTTCGGACGAGGATAGCGAGGATTTGCTGCTCCTGAAGGCGAACGAGGATGATTTGTTTCCACCGCGGGCCCGGTCGAAGGAAGTAACGGCAGCGCAAAGCGCCGCTAGCAAACCGCCGGAAAGCACAGTAAGTAAACAAAGGCAACGAATAACGATGGGTCCGGCCGAGGAACCGACCACCAAGCAAGCGCCACCAGCTCGAAGCACCACACCGCCAGCTTCCTCACGGTCCACGGACTCACAACAAGCTACTAATGCTAAGAAACGGTCAGTTTTAGATCGCCTAGGAACCAAAGCTTCCTCCACGTCTTCTGCCGAGCGAGAGAAAACTGTACATATAGAGAGCAGAAGCACGGCCCGCGACCCGGCCGGGACGAAGGATGTGAGCAAAGGTAGCGATACCGCCGCCAACGCGAGTGGAGCCGGAACGAAGAGTACCATCATAAGCCTGTCGGCACACCGACGAGAGGAGCGTGAGATTTATGTGCCGCTTTTTCGGCGCAAGGAAGCCACAGTATCACAGGAGCAGTCAGCAgggggagcagcagcagcagcagcggcggcggcagcaaaAAACCGAGCGCGCCAAGACATTACCATAAGGGGAGACAACCGTCACAGGGAGAGAAGCCGTGAACGAAGCAACCGTGAGACGAGATCACCAATCTCACGCTTACCACCACAGCACAGTGCTCGCACCGATCCGCACAGCATTCGGGGACGATCTCGGGAAAACAATTTTCGTCGCCCAGAGCGCGATCGTGCAGTCGACAGGGTCGAACGCATCGATGACCACCAACCGATGGGTGGACGCAAATCCCGCCCACGGGAAAGATCGCGCAGCCGCGAATGGGTCCGGGACGGGCACCGGGAACGTTCCGGGTCGGGTGGTGCGCATCCAAAAAACGGTACAGACACGGTCCGCGGACGTATAGGTTCGCGGGTGATTGTGCTTCCACCGAAACCGGAGTACAACGAAGACGTCATCGAGGTGCCGGTTGCTAGTGTGATTAAGGTGCAGCCGCGGCCCGTGGTACCGAAGGCAAAACAGCCGAGCAAAAACCTGCTACTGAAAGCGATGGCCGAAGCACAGCGGTCAACGGTAGCGAATCTGAAGAAAACGATTAACAACACCAtcgacagcagcaaccacagcaGTATGCATCGCGGGGAACTGAAGCGCAAACTTGTGATAGAAATCCCCGGTGCGGCCAGTAGCCATAGTGTGGACGTTCAGTACGAACGCATGCAGCCGAACGCACAGTACGCGCTGCACGAAGGGATTTCGTATCATGGTTTAAGAGAGGATCACCATCATGCACGGGTACACGACGAccaagaggaggaggaggaggacgttGCGGAGGAAGAAGAGGTGCACGAAGTAGACATAACGCACCAGGTGCTGATGGAAGATTGCGATGTGGATGAAGAATTTAAGGAAATACTCCAGAGCGAATATAATCCCGCACCGAAGCGCGATTATCAAACGGATCATATGGAGATGGCCGAAgatgatgcagcagcagcagcagcaggcccaGAACAGGAACCAGCAGCGACAACCGAAAGCAAGGATACAAAGTTCGTCGTTACCTTGGACGGAGCGTTCAAAGCGTCGGTTGCTGATAGGGAAGTGTCGCCAAGTCACacgcctccaccaccactaccaccaccaccatcaacatcaaccTCGGCCATATCCTCGGAACATCCGAAAGGGCGAATGTCCGTGAAGGATCGCATTGGGTTTAAggcccgaaccgaaccgacgGCCCGCTCTCCGACTCGCAAAGATTCCAAAGAGATGGAAGAAACGCTCAAGAAACGGAAGGAAAGATTTAGCGAAAAGCTGGTCGTCGCACCGCCGGCCACAACGAAACCATCCGCCAAGAAAGCTTCCTCACCGCCAGCACCATCAAACGTCGCGCCCTCAACGCGTTCGTTCAATCGATCATCGCCGAAAACTACCAACTCACGTTCCTCCACCCAAAGCCACTCGGGCTCGTCAGCGTCACGTCGCCGCACTACACCATCGCTCAGCCCGGAAAGGCCACCACGGCCGAGAAACAGTTCCCCCAATCGGTCGAAACGTGTCGAAGGTTCGCGCAACGTTTCCGCCTCGCCGAATCAGCTGAACGAGCTGCTACTGCAGCGCACCAAGGAGCTGATGGATGACAGCGTTTCCTCGTCGCCGATCTACATGTCCAAGTCCGATTACGACAAGATGGAACCGGCGTCTCGCAAGCGAAAGCGCGTGTCACCGATTCAGTTCGATCTGACCGACGAGGACGAACGGCACGACAGTGACGATGattatcatcaccaccatcatcaccatcaccatcaccatcatcatcgtaatgAGCGAAGGGCGCGCAGCCGGGAGGAACATCGCGCCCGGCGCAGCCCATCGCGGGACAGTGATGAGCGGTCGGTGACGAGAAAGGAATCGCGCCGCGAGTGGGAGCGGGAAGGCGAAGGACGGGACGATCGGGAGTCTGAGCGGGCTAAATCGCCGGGAAGGAAGTTTAAGAAGCTTGAGTCCAGCCGCAAATTCGACGATATTCCGCCAT TGCTGAGCGCCGTTGCTTTGACCGGAGCGGAAGGTAAAACCAGCAAGCTGACCAGCGGTGGTGGAGCTGGCAGTGGTGCGATAAAGGAACGCTGCAAATACTTCCCCAACTGTCGCCAGCGAGATGCGTGCGAGTTTCTGCATCCCACCACACCGTGCAAAGCGTTCCCGAACTGCAAATTTGGCGACAAGTGCCTCTATCTCCATCCGATGTGTAAATATGATCAAACCTGTCACCGGTTGGACTGCAACTTTATGCACTCCAAAAGTGCGTCCGCGGTCGTCGCATCGAGCGGCCTCACAGCACCACCATtag CTTCATCCGTCGTGCCGGTTCAAAACTACAAGACGATTAGCGCGAAACCGTTGCCGCCCGTCTGCCGGTTCTACCCGAACTGTGTCAACAGTCAGTGCCAGTACCTGCACCCGAAGATGTGCCACTTTGGCAAGCACTGCGTGAACAGGGCCGAGTGTAACTTCTACCACTACGATACCGCCGCAAAGGATCTGCACGATGCGTCGTCCAAGGACAAATTTCGATGGATCTCCCCGTTCTCGGCCTGA